One region of Zingiber officinale cultivar Zhangliang chromosome 7B, Zo_v1.1, whole genome shotgun sequence genomic DNA includes:
- the LOC122005389 gene encoding auxin-responsive protein IAA17-like, with amino-acid sequence MTPLLEHDYIGLSESPDKFSAVGALNLKDTELRLGLPGSESPERADGAGVGLWPPKGFVSGAKRGFSDTIEEAGKWGLPGVNGTELEPGKGGASFSPKVENAGGKHSGLANAGKDAGGAEKTAPSPKAQVVGWPPIRSYRKNTMVANPTKKKEDDEVKQGVECLYVKVSMDGAPYLRKVDLKMYSNYKELSLALEKMFTCFTIGQCGSNEMTNREMLTEGRVIDLLEGSEYVLTYEDKDGDWMLVGDVPWSMFTDSCRRLRIMKGSDAIGIAPRAMEKSKSRN; translated from the exons ATGACTCCGCTGCTGGAGCACGACTACATAGGCCTCTCGGAGAGCCCTGACAAGTTCTCGGCGGTCGGGGCGCTCAATCTCAAGGACACTGAGCTCCGGCTTGGACTCCCGGGTTCGGAGTCGCCGGAGAGGGCGGATGGAGCAGGGGTCGGGCTGTGGCCGCCCAAGGGCTTCGTCTCCGGGGCCAAGAGGGGGTTTTCGGACACTATCGAAGAGGCTGGAAAGTGGGGGCTTCCTGGAGTGAATGGAACTGAACTGGAGCCTGGGAAGGGTGGGGCTTCCTTCTCCCCCAAGGTGGAGAACGCCGGTGGAAAGCATTCCGGGCTGGCCAACGCGGGGAAGGATGCTGGTGGTGCCGAAAAGACAGCACCTTCGCCAAA GGCACAAGTGGTTGGATGGCCACCGATCCGAAGTTATAGAAAGAACACAATGGTCGCAAACCCGACCAAGAAAAAGGAGGATGATGAAGTGAAACAAGGGGTGGAATGCCTCTATGTCAAGGTCAGCATGGATGGAGCTCCATATCTCAGAAAAGTTGACCTCAAAATGTATTCCAACTATAAGGAACTCTCACTGGCTCTTGAGAAGATGTTTACTTGCTTTACTATTG GTCAGTGTGGATCAAATGAAATGACCAACAGAGAGATGCTAACAGAGGGTCGAGTGATAGATCTCCTTGAAGGGTCTGAATATGTTCTTACCTATGAGGACAAGGATGGAGATTGGATGCTTGTTGGTGATGTTCCATGGAG CATGTTTACTGATTCATGCAGAAGGTTGAGGATCATGAAAGGTTCAGATGCAATTGGTATTG CTCCAAGGGCCATGGAGAAATCCAAGAGCAGGAACTAA